GGACGTGCGGCACGAGCTCATTGAGAAGGGGTGAGTGGGGTGCCCCTAGCGCATCTGGTCTCCTTGCGCCATAAGCACAGTTGCGTCTCTTTGCTGGGTGCTAAGGACAGGTTGCTGTGAGGGAGCAATGAGCAATGACACCATCATTGCTCGTAGGTGGAACCTATGGTGGACACCATCATTGAATAGGTGGAACGGCCCCATAGATGAGCCCCCTAACTGCTCTGAACTGAGCCCCCTCTCCTGACCCTGCTCTGCTACCAATAGTGCTGCCTTCCCTCTAGCATCGCTCCTGGCCAGCTGGGGAAGCAAAGGGCAAGGAGCAGAGGGGAGGCCTTGCTGGGATGTTCATAGAGGTATCTGCTGGAGAGCTTGCATTAGAGGTGGCTCCAGCCAAGCTAAAGCCTGTAACATGGATATCCGGGAAGTGGGAGCCACAGCCAGGCTCACTCCAcccctgcagagcagctgtggcCCCACAGAGCAAGACACGAGCCAGCTCCTGTGCTGGTGGCACCTCCTCCCTGAGCTGGGCACAACGCAGGGTGCCAAGGAAAGGCATCGCCACCAGCACCGAGCCACCAGCTCTGTTCAGCAAAGCTTGGGGGCTGCACCCGGTCCCTGTGTCCCAGGCTGGGGTGCTCCCCCTTGTTTGCCACCTGCTGACTCAGTCATCGTGTCCCAGGTGCCCCCACGATGAGACAGTGACATATCTGAACGCCATTGGAGAGAGCACTACCGCCAAGTTCAGCTTCCAGATGTTTCAGTTTGTTGGTTACCCCGAGGTGTTCCTGCACTGCCGTGTCCGGCTCTGTCTCCCCAACAGCCCAGAACCCTGTGCCAAGGTGAGCTCTCCCAGTGGTCTGCACCATGccctggctgggcagggggaCCTCCCTTCCCCTGGCCTGCTGTTTGGAGAAGGGGCTCTGCTCTGGTGTGCCTCCGCACAATAAACacctcccagcagcaggagctcGCCCCAGCACCCTGAACTAAAGGTACGAGGGCTTGAACCCACCAGAGagctcctttcccccttccctctgtcTGTTGAGTATTTGCCGGAGGAGGGGTTTATGCTAGGACTTGGGGAGGAGCAGGCTAAGGTCCTTCAGGAACCAGCTCCTCTCATGCTCTGGGGTCTTAAATggtcccaggctgcagccccaaCTATGCCTCTGCCAGGGCGAGACCACCAGGACAGCTCTTGCCCCCTGGAGCAGGCTTCTCCCCTGCCCTCTGGTCCCATCACTCTTCCCTTGGCTTTGTTGACAGCAATGCCCCAGGCACTGGAGGAGCAAGCGGGCGCTGGCGGATGACTACAATAAGGTTGTCTCCTACGGGCCCATCCACCTGCTGGCTGCTCCTTCCTTGGGAGCAGAGACCCACCTTTCCAGGACTGACCAACAGGACCTGGGGGGTACGTATGACCCTccagggagggcaggagcagtTCACAGACCCTTGTAACTGTCTAGGCAATGCCAGGTTATTAAAAAGGGCTGCTAAAATCACTGCCCTGCACAGAAGCATGGCGTCTTCCAGGTGTCGTGGCCATGCACGGCATGCTTCAGAAGCCAAACCAGCAGAGAGAGCTTAGCTCTGCGTGAGCAGCTCCGTCCCAGGCACAGGTCGGGCTGAGCAAGGGagctgggtgggaagggaccaGGAGCCAAAAGGCTGTCGGTGCAGCACCCCAGGCGGGGAAAGCTGGGTTTTCACACTGGACCTCTGCATCAACCCAGCCAGGCAGGCTCCTTCTGAGCACCAAGGTCAAGCCAGGAGATCCAAGTAGTGGtccaggaccagggctgggggcaAACCACCTACAGCATAGCTCAGACCAGGCATGAACACTGAGCTAAATGGAGCCCCTGGGCAGCaggtgtgggtggaggccccaggtgaggccaGCTGGGGTGACCGAGTCCTGTCAGTGCCTTCAGGGCCCCAAAGTACCCCCAGCTCCGGTGGCTCTTACCCTTCACAGGAGATGATCTCCCCTGAATCTACCCCCAGCCAGGAGATGCCgtgccagggctcagtgctgACTTGGGGCACCCAGATGTGTAACCAGCCTTTCTCCTCTTCAGCAGGACCCAACCCGTGGCTCCCCGGGGCCCTCATCCTGCTGTGTGCGCTTGGTGTGCTCACCGTGGCTGCTGCAGCCGTCAGCGTGAGGCGGGGAACGGTGTAGAAAATGGCTGTTTCCAGATAAATGTGACAGTAGCAGAGAGGCTCTTGCCTGTGTCTTTACAGGGGTTTTTTGGGAAGGAGGTGATGGTTGGATGCAAACAGTGCTTGAAGGATGAGTCAAATCAGAGTGTTTCTGTTCCCTGTAGCATCCCTAGGACCTTCTCATCCCCTCCTGGCCCACGCTCTCTAGACTCAAAACATGTACCCAGGGATGGGAGTTCCTCCTCCCCAGAGAGTCACCCAGGCCTGTGGGGAGGTGGAGGTACCCCCACTAGATACTTGCCACCAAAGCTGGACTTTGCGTGGTTCTCTGAGACGCAAATGCAGCATCAGCAGAGAAAGGGCTGCGTGCGTGTGTGTACGCACCTGTCCATACAGATTGCTTCCTTCTGAATGATGACAAACTGCTGGCAAGATTTTTGCCCATCAATACATCCTTAATATAAAGCAAATAACAAACAATATTGTAAGCATCAAGGACTGAATCCATAGTGCTCAGACAGCCGGCAGAGATCTAATGCTAAAACACAGATGAGGAGAAGGTGTGTTTGCCCTGCGAGGGGGCTGTGTGTGCACATTCGGCTGAAGCATGGTGTCCTGGCGGAAATGGTTGCTGGCCCCAGAGGGTGTTTTGCAGGAGGGACATACAGCAGGTCCCTGCCCCAAGAGCTCGGCCCCGCTCCGTTTGGAGAGGACGTATTGCAAAGCAGCTTGTGGTTTCCTCTTTTCTTGCTAATTCCCAGACCTGAACCTCCTGAGTCTGGGCTGGAGTGAGTCAATCCTCCCACCTCCAAAGCAGGAAAACCCACCGCCGGGCTGGTCCAGCACCAAAGGCCATCTCTAGTGAAGAAGGGGATGGCTCCATCCTGAGTGAAGGCAGGCAGTTCGTGGGCTCCCTCCTTGCTCCCGCAAGAGCCCCTGGGGAAGGAGATCAGGGGCACTTCAAGACCATGCGGGAGCTGCAGCCTGGAGGGACTTTGGCAGAAGGGACATCTCCAGAGCTCCTTGCCTAAGGCAGGCCACTAGGAACGAAAGGACTGAAGCAAAGAGCCCTGCTAGGGTGAATCATGTCCACAGaagggtaaactgaggcacgataaacttagccctcatcctctgtGGGGAAGCTGTATCCATTGGGATCGAAGCTTGCTCGCAGCGGGTGCacatgcaggcagggagggaggcataGCCAGCAGCTAGTCCTGGGAGACTGTGATGGTTTTGTCGTGTCTGATGATGTGGGAGAGGGAGCCAGCGGTCTCCTTTGTCTTCGGGTAGTAGAGGAAGACCAGCCAGATGAATATGAAGATTCCTGCAGGGAAAGGAAGGCAGACactcagcagcagcaacaggagaTGGTGGGAAGCATCCTGCCGGGATGCTGCCAGCACTTCCCTGCCGCTTCCAGGGGGTTCCCCCAGCTCGCTCCTGCTCCTGCACGAGGGTCTCCCCATGCTTCAGGTGAGCCATTTGGCTGGGACATGCCCTGGGTGGATAATGTGCCTGTTCCTCTGCTAAGGAATGGCTTCCTTGGAGGAAAACCACCCCCGGTGGAGTGGACATGGTTGGGAGCCATGACCAGCTCCGTGCCGGTGGCTGGGACCTGCTGCTTGACATGCCCTGCCAAAGGGAAGGGCATGACAGTGCTGGGACGATGCTGGTGCCTTGGGACCCCTGGCCAACCCACtgccaggctggctcctgcctctTCCATCTTCCCCACCCAAGCCCAGGGAACCCAGCTTGGAGCCGGCCCTGACCTTGGAGAGAGTTGAGGATGGTGAAGAGGTAGAGCACGGGCGCAGAGGAGGTGCCATGGGTGAGGAACGCCAGGGCCCAGGTGGCTCCCAGCAGGCAGAAGAGCCCCACCGCCCCCAGGGCCACCTTCCAGGTCTTGCGGTCTCCCTGCACCGCCCCTgggccctgcaggcagcagctcttctGGGTCACCAACCCAAAGACGGCCATgttgaagaggaagatgaggccGAAGTAGCCGCAGTTGGTGATGTAGTGGACCAGGAGATATTCCGAAGTGATCCAGCACCTGAAAAGAGACAACGGCGGTGCCTCCAGCGGCTCTGCtagccccagcagcacccatgggagccTCCCCAGGGGGATGTGTTTGGGAATGCAGGGACACTCTTGTGCTGGTGGGGTTTTCCAAGGCCAGGGTGAAGCAAGGGCGACAGCAGTGCGGATCTGCTGTCCTCGTGTTCCTCAGCTGGGAGGGAGCCTGGGGAAGCTCCAGGTGGACCTTGGATGTCCCTCCATGACCTGGAGGCCTGCAGGCATGACCGAGGAGGCTCGGCATGAGAGGTGGTGGTGGTTACCACGACTGTAGCTGCTGTGTTGTAATCACAATTAGGGAAGTGGAAGCACGGCGTAAAGCCGAGCAGGATGGGCGCAACCCCCCACGGTCACGCTCCCAGCAGGACCAGGTTACCGCTCCCCCTGCCAAAGGGCCACCTAAGCCATGTGGGCAGTGGCACACGCACAGGTGGGCTATGACCTGGTGGTTCACGGTCTGGAGGCTGTATTCTCCGTAGCTGCCAATGACTCCTGCCACCCCCACCACGAGAGCAGGGAAGcctggaagaaaaagggagacaCGTGGAGGAGGCCAAGCAGCGGGCGAGGTGGTTGGCTTGGGGTCGCTGCATGTCCCTGGATGTGCTGACCTCAGGGAAGATGGGGCTTAGGGACCCGCTGAGGTTGCACCAGTGCCGGGGGCACAACGGTTGCTGCTGGGACATGATGTGGAGAGGGAAGGAGCTCGAGGTGTCCCTTAACCTCTCtgtgggatcatctgctccaGTGCTCCCCAAGGTGCCGTGGAGGGCTGGCAACGGGGGAACGAAGACCCCCGAGGACATCACCTGCTCAACGAGCAGGAGGCTGGTCCCCAGCGGGATGGAGGGTGCCTGCGGATGCTGCCCTGGATTTGGTGCAGCGAGCCCATATAAGGCACTTCCTAGCCCTGACCATGGCATTTGGAAGAGCTGCGGGCAGGACGGGGACTTGCTCGCTCTCTGCCCAGTACTGCACcaccctcttccccctccagtTGTAACCCACTGCCCCCTCTCGCCCCGGCTCTTGCCCAGTCTGGTGGTGCTCACCCCAGCCGACCAGGCACAGCTTTGCCAGGTAGTGGTGGATGTAGGTGCCGAGGACCTTGACAAAGAGGAGGTAGAGGTGACAGCCCTCCAGCATCATCCAGgtgaagcagcagagcaggcagtaGTGGGTGAGCCCTCCCAGGACCTTGCAGGTCCTTGGCTGGGTCCCACCGGAGAGCCCGCTGTTGAGCAGGAAGGCCAGGTTGAGAAGGAGCAGGCTGCCCACGAGGTTCACGTGCAGCCCCAGGTTGGTGCGGAGGGTCTCCTCGGACCTGAACCTGCACCTGAGCATCCCCAGAGGGAGCAGAAAAGGTGGGGGGTCACAGTGGAGTGGGGCCCCATGCCGTATCACAGCAGGTTCATGCAGAGGCACCGGAACTGCCCCACATCTCTCCCAGCCTGACGagtccccagggagctgctggcacaTCCTACCTTAAGAAGATGCAGAAGGTGATAGTGAAGATGGAGAAAGCCATGGCTACCCCACAGCCAGCGGTGGCAACAGCCATCAAGGATTGTGCCGTGGACCTGTCCAGAGCTGGGTTCTGCCAAATATGCGCACGTTGGGTTAGACAGGCCCTGGACCAACCTAGAAAACCCGACTGCAGCTACCAGAGCCACAGGGCTGATAACCCCAGTGGGCTGCTGCAGGGACCCCATGCAAGCCCCCTGACTGTCCCCGCAAAGGTCTTCAGGGGGACGGGGCAGCGGTGGCTCAGAGGAGATGCTCCCTAAGGTGGGGTGGGGGATGAGTGAAGGCTACAATGGACCACCATGAGGACCTTCCTGGGAGCTTCCACCAGGAGACGGGACCCCAAGCCTCAGTGCTCCAGAGCCTGCACTAGGCTGGGGGCCGATTCCACCCTGTACCCaccctgctgagctgctgctgccctcctgaGCTGGGGCTAGGCTTGATTTTGGGACCTGGGCTTGCAGCTACTCGTGACACCCGAAGGGCCACTGAGACGGGGCAGGCAGCGCAGCCGGGGTacgagcaggagctgcagggagtGGGATTGTCACCAGGAGGAGGGTGAAGAAGGTGAGATGGTTGCAGGAGCACactgtccccttgtccccgggCTGTGTGACGCATCCgctgctgctccagcctcctgcctgccctgcaacAGGCACAGGGCGACGGCCGTGAGCGCCGGGCACAGCACCCGCGCCCAGCCCCACGCCCGGCTCCACCGAGGACCGTACCTTTGCTGGGATCCCAGAAGACGCATTGCGGGGTGACGCCCTGCAAGGGGGGAGAGCAGCGTCAGCTGACGCCACAGTGAGGGGCACTGGAGGAGTGATGGAGGGAGGACACGGCTGACTTACGTTGGGCAGCTGCCCGTGGGTGAAGGCGAGCTGCACAGGGTTCCGCAGCCCGGAGATGCTCGTCTCTCCCACTGTGATGCCCACCACGGTGTCGTCCAGGACCTGCCCCATCTGGTTGACCTCCTGTGTGGGGGAAACACTGCCTGAGCCGAGCCGGCAGGGAGTGCTGGCAGCCAGAGGGATGCGGGCAATGCCAGCTCGTACCTTGAACATGCCAAGCCGCTGGATGTTGAGGACCGTCACCACCACACGCACTGTCTGGCTGCTCAGGGACTGGAATATCTCCCTGGGGAGCTGGATTTTGCCTGCCTTGCCCTTGTCCGTCATGTTCAGCATCTTCGGGCCCTGTGGTGGAGAACAGCGGTGGGGGGGTTGCTTGCCGACAGAGTCACCTCTCAGCACGGGACCCACCAACCTTGCTCCAGGCACAAATTCAGCCCTGCCTGGGTGGGTTTTGCTCAGCAACGTTGGCAGGAGCCCCGAGGGCAGAAGGGGAGAGCCTCATCCCCGGCACCCAGCAGCaaaggggcagagctgggagcagctcccAGGAGAGCCCCAACCCACCATCACCTCATGGGACATGGTCCCCTGGGACACCCAGAGAGTGGGAGAGCCTGGGGGTGGGCACGAGGCGCAAGGTCCCACacgttcctcctcctcttcctccccctccccctgacTACCCGCCTGCTGCTGGGATGGCTCCTCGAGGAGGGCTCTTTCCGCCCCAGCACCATTTTACGTGACTCCTTGCCAAGGGATGCTAAAGCTGCCGTGGGTCCATGATGCAACCGTGTAGCAGGGTGGAGGAAGAGCACGCCATGGCATGCCAAGCCCCGCGGCAGGGATTGAGGGATGCTTGGAAGGCGCGGAGCCCTCCAAGCTAAGGAGAGGGGCGCATCTCACCTCCGTGGGGGAAAATGTGATGAGGACATCACGGGTGACAGCTCTGCTGATGTTCAGGAGCAGCACCTTCAGCCCAGCCAGCCCGCTGTGCAGCACCGGCCCCGCCGACTGCAGCagcctgcagggcaggagggctgtGGGACTGGTGGAtgcggggggctgagcccccaaaccccaccatGGCCCCCCTGCCCACTACCTGAGCC
This Calonectris borealis chromosome 12, bCalBor7.hap1.2, whole genome shotgun sequence DNA region includes the following protein-coding sequences:
- the ADGRG3 gene encoding adhesion G protein-coupled receptor G3, which gives rise to MAGASQETPQSSMNLLLGTVLLLLVLPDAAGGQESCAALKRGDRSHRCCNTGESEEQGDGTPSPDLPRWCPELGHSGSPACACLRDRWLRLLQSAGPVLHSGLAGLKVLLLNISRAVTRDVLITFSPTEGPKMLNMTDKGKAGKIQLPREIFQSLSSQTVRVVVTVLNIQRLGMFKEVNQMGQVLDDTVVGITVGETSISGLRNPVQLAFTHGQLPNGVTPQCVFWDPSKGQAGGWSSSGCVTQPGDKGTVCSCNHLTFFTLLLNPALDRSTAQSLMAVATAGCGVAMAFSIFTITFCIFLRCRFRSEETLRTNLGLHVNLVGSLLLLNLAFLLNSGLSGGTQPRTCKVLGGLTHYCLLCCFTWMMLEGCHLYLLFVKVLGTYIHHYLAKLCLVGWGFPALVVGVAGVIGSYGEYSLQTVNHQVIAHLCWITSEYLLVHYITNCGYFGLIFLFNMAVFGLVTQKSCCLQGPGAVQGDRKTWKVALGAVGLFCLLGATWALAFLTHGTSSAPVLYLFTILNSLQGIFIFIWLVFLYYPKTKETAGSLSHIIRHDKTITVSQD